In one window of Candidatus Ancaeobacter aquaticus DNA:
- a CDS encoding glycosyltransferase family 39 protein: MNCTNRLERIKIEWIAILILIFAVFLLFFKLGDRPLWSSDEGRYAEIPREMVESGDYITPHLNYVKYFEKPVLSYWLTAASYNLFGENEFAARFPVALCGFLTILMVYLFGRVVFDSRTSTLSIFILTATTGFFLVSRYLIIDGPFTFFNTASLCLFWIANIRNKGSIFLLSYACMALAVLTKGLIGLVLPGLIIGSYILVARDFSLIKRSRILWGILVFLIVSVPWFLAVSLKNPEFFDFFFIHEHFQRFLTKSAGRHGSIFYFVIIGAMFFFPWTSFVPCALRKCFSKGNTMERNSFIFLNLWWIVVLVFFSFSQSKLPPYIIPIVPPLALVVGNVWKEFIWDGQWKKYIQFGLYFTLVGFVLIAISSITVLGVNYSKDIEARTILPYVIPIGIMFIIASGYLAWFLRSFMSAGNEVKRKIHCLIAIAVPVLIGYIFVIGAMEKLSLTQSRYSFIEEIKKNMDDTTDVAVFDGYEKYSDVGFNLKKRIILVGDIVGELRFGKAIGDNQDYFISLEEFKNICNSNRRVYCLIKKDKYGELLENKVEGLTLLKETPEIYLFINEGSKTLRK; encoded by the coding sequence ATGAATTGTACTAATCGTCTAGAGCGGATAAAAATAGAATGGATAGCAATCCTTATCCTGATTTTTGCTGTATTTCTCCTCTTTTTTAAGCTGGGAGATAGACCACTTTGGTCAAGTGATGAGGGAAGATATGCTGAAATTCCGCGAGAAATGGTCGAATCAGGCGATTATATTACTCCGCACCTGAATTATGTAAAATACTTTGAAAAACCGGTTTTATCCTACTGGCTCACTGCGGCTAGCTACAATCTTTTTGGTGAAAATGAATTTGCTGCACGCTTTCCTGTCGCATTATGTGGCTTTTTAACCATTCTTATGGTGTACCTATTTGGGCGTGTTGTTTTTGATTCCCGGACAAGTACTCTCAGTATATTTATTCTTACCGCAACAACAGGTTTTTTTCTGGTGAGTAGATATCTTATAATTGACGGTCCGTTTACATTTTTTAATACCGCGTCACTGTGTTTGTTTTGGATCGCGAACATTCGCAATAAAGGAAGTATTTTTCTTCTCTCATATGCATGTATGGCGCTTGCTGTACTGACAAAAGGGCTTATTGGCCTTGTTCTTCCTGGGTTAATTATTGGGAGTTATATACTTGTTGCCCGGGATTTCTCCCTTATCAAACGTTCACGTATTTTGTGGGGAATACTGGTGTTTTTGATCGTGAGTGTTCCATGGTTTCTAGCCGTGTCGCTGAAGAATCCGGAATTCTTTGACTTCTTTTTTATTCACGAACATTTTCAACGTTTTTTAACGAAATCTGCCGGTAGACATGGATCAATTTTTTATTTTGTTATAATTGGAGCTATGTTTTTTTTCCCGTGGACATCATTTGTTCCATGTGCCCTGAGAAAATGTTTTTCAAAGGGCAATACAATGGAAAGAAACAGTTTTATCTTTTTAAACTTATGGTGGATAGTTGTGTTAGTGTTTTTTTCTTTTTCTCAGTCAAAGTTGCCTCCGTATATAATACCTATTGTACCGCCTTTGGCACTTGTTGTGGGAAATGTCTGGAAAGAATTTATATGGGATGGGCAATGGAAAAAATATATACAGTTTGGGTTATATTTTACTTTGGTTGGTTTTGTTCTCATTGCTATTTCTTCCATTACGGTTCTGGGGGTGAATTACTCAAAAGATATTGAAGCGCGGACAATACTTCCCTATGTTATCCCTATCGGAATAATGTTTATTATTGCGTCCGGTTATCTGGCATGGTTCCTTCGATCTTTTATGTCTGCGGGAAATGAAGTTAAGCGCAAAATACACTGTCTTATAGCAATAGCGGTGCCTGTTTTAATCGGATATATATTTGTTATCGGCGCTATGGAAAAATTAAGTTTAACGCAAAGTAGATATTCATTCATTGAGGAAATAAAAAAGAACATGGATGATACAACTGATGTTGCGGTATTTGACGGGTATGAAAAATATAGTGATGTTGGTTTTAATCTAAAGAAAAGAATTATATTGGTAGGCGATATTGTTGGAGAATTACGTTTTGGGAAAGCCATTGGTGATAACCAAGATTATTTTATATCTCTTGAGGAGTTTAAAAATATATGTAATAGTAACAGGCGAGTGTATTGTTTAATTAAAAAAGATAAATATGGCGAGTTACTTGAAAATAAAGTAGAGGGACTTACCCTTTTGAAAGAAACCCCGGAGATTTATCTCTTTATCAATGAGGGAAGTAAAACTCTTCGTAAGTAG
- a CDS encoding glycosyltransferase family 39 protein produces MTFSTISDIIYKLRFLIVVVVLSSILLFFKIGDRHLWYKDEGRYAEIPREMVATGDYIAPHLNYVKYFEKPVLCYWMTALSYKAFGVNEFAARFPMALLGLITICAVYLFGKEFFGEREGFLSTLILLATIGFYLVNRYVVLDGPFTCFFTVSMCLIWAGYRKNRLSYCLLAYASMGCAVLTKGLIGVVLPVLIVGSYILVTRKWNVVKKLCIVRGVLVFCAVTVPWFYMVTRAHPEFFNFFFIQEHFLRYLTDAAGRQEPFYFFLIIGSIFFAPWTVFVPVAIKKLFQIKDENVKSTLIFLNIWWVAILVFFSLSQSKLPPYILPMVPALALVVGNIWGDFLWREKYVNGMKNAFIVAICALLGLIVYVLWEVFTSLKTDVDAPIILPYIVPGISLFMIIVAVLTGVVIVIKKQGVQTSLVTKKIAFCGILIPLLVSYIFIISAMEKLDTTQSSYVFVEEIAKRDPENRSRVVIIGRNEHFSDLGFYLKKRIVLVGDDWGELNFGKSYDTSEKYFLSIEDFLKSLDPNEKVYCVLKKSSYNDWVKDSLPDFHIIKDMRKRLLISNVKE; encoded by the coding sequence ATGACATTTAGTACCATTTCCGACATAATTTACAAATTAAGATTTCTCATCGTAGTTGTTGTTTTAAGCTCCATACTGCTTTTCTTTAAGATTGGTGATCGCCATCTATGGTATAAAGACGAGGGACGGTACGCTGAAATACCGCGCGAGATGGTTGCCACAGGGGATTATATTGCTCCTCACCTTAATTACGTGAAGTATTTTGAAAAACCCGTGCTGTGTTACTGGATGACTGCTCTGAGTTACAAAGCATTTGGGGTAAATGAATTTGCCGCCCGCTTTCCGATGGCGCTTTTGGGGCTCATTACAATATGCGCGGTCTATTTATTTGGTAAAGAATTCTTTGGTGAGCGTGAGGGGTTTTTATCGACACTCATACTCCTTGCAACAATAGGTTTTTACTTAGTAAATAGATATGTTGTGCTTGATGGCCCTTTTACCTGTTTTTTTACCGTATCGATGTGCCTTATCTGGGCTGGCTACCGTAAAAATCGTTTAAGTTACTGCCTTTTGGCATATGCCTCGATGGGGTGCGCGGTACTGACAAAAGGACTCATTGGGGTTGTTCTCCCTGTTCTAATTGTAGGGAGCTATATCCTTGTTACCCGTAAATGGAACGTGGTAAAAAAGCTCTGTATTGTGCGTGGTGTGCTTGTTTTTTGTGCGGTTACCGTTCCATGGTTCTATATGGTCACACGCGCTCACCCGGAATTCTTCAACTTCTTCTTTATTCAGGAACATTTCTTAAGGTACTTAACGGATGCGGCCGGCAGGCAAGAACCCTTTTACTTTTTTCTCATTATTGGGAGCATTTTCTTTGCTCCGTGGACAGTTTTTGTGCCTGTTGCAATAAAAAAACTATTTCAGATTAAAGATGAGAACGTAAAGAGCACATTAATATTTTTAAATATATGGTGGGTCGCCATACTGGTTTTTTTCTCACTTTCACAATCGAAATTACCCCCATACATTCTTCCGATGGTACCAGCGCTTGCTTTAGTGGTGGGCAATATTTGGGGTGATTTTTTATGGAGAGAAAAATATGTTAACGGGATGAAGAATGCTTTTATAGTAGCGATATGCGCGTTACTTGGTTTGATAGTGTATGTTCTATGGGAAGTATTTACTAGTTTGAAAACAGATGTTGATGCTCCTATCATCTTGCCCTATATTGTCCCTGGGATATCGCTTTTTATGATAATTGTGGCGGTACTTACCGGTGTCGTGATTGTTATAAAGAAACAGGGGGTTCAGACGTCTCTTGTAACAAAAAAAATTGCTTTTTGTGGTATACTCATACCACTTTTGGTAAGTTACATTTTTATAATCAGCGCAATGGAAAAACTAGACACGACCCAGAGTAGTTACGTATTTGTTGAAGAAATCGCCAAAAGAGACCCTGAGAATCGCAGTCGTGTTGTTATTATTGGGCGCAATGAACATTTCAGCGATCTTGGATTTTACCTAAAAAAACGAATAGTTCTTGTTGGTGATGATTGGGGAGAATTAAACTTTGGTAAGTCGTATGATACGTCGGAAAAATATTTTTTAAGTATCGAAGATTTCCTGAAAAGCCTTGATCCTAATGAAAAAGTTTATTGTGTTCTAAAAAAATCGAGTTACAATGATTGGGTCAAAGATTCTTTGCCTGATTTTCATATAATAAAAGATATGCGCAAAAGACTACTTATTTCAAATGTAAAAGAATAA
- a CDS encoding glycosyltransferase — MTSIPYISIVIPVYNESSNLQELYDRLKKTLESTAKIYEIIFINDGSKDASISMLRGYSKSDPTVVVVDLSRNFGQHAAVYAGFAHSRGEIIVTLDADLQNPPEEITKLVQKIEEGYEVVGGIRGVRNDSPVRKTLSFMVNRVASRVVGVSVKDYGCMLRAYKRSLVKDMLQYEDLSVFIPALAASIASQSTEIVVEHSARTKGKSKYNFFKLLTLNFDLLTGFSLLPIQLLTILGVLTSLCGVLFGVFLLIRRLFVGPEVEGVFTLFAVLFVFVGILFLALGLIGEYIGRIYLEVRHRPRFIIKKVYSSSDHE, encoded by the coding sequence ATGACATCTATACCATATATTTCAATAGTGATTCCGGTGTATAATGAAAGCAGTAACTTACAAGAGCTTTATGATCGCTTAAAAAAAACACTTGAATCAACAGCGAAAATATATGAAATAATCTTTATTAACGATGGGAGTAAGGATGCTTCAATTAGTATGCTCAGAGGATACTCCAAATCGGATCCGACAGTTGTTGTTGTAGATTTATCAAGAAATTTTGGCCAGCATGCGGCCGTATACGCGGGATTTGCACATTCCCGGGGAGAGATTATTGTTACGCTAGACGCTGATTTGCAAAATCCTCCGGAAGAGATAACAAAACTTGTACAAAAAATTGAAGAAGGATATGAAGTAGTCGGTGGCATACGTGGCGTGAGAAATGATTCTCCTGTGCGAAAAACATTATCGTTTATGGTCAACCGTGTTGCATCACGTGTTGTCGGTGTGAGCGTGAAGGATTATGGATGCATGTTAAGGGCATATAAAAGAAGCCTGGTTAAAGATATGCTCCAATATGAAGATCTATCAGTATTTATTCCCGCCCTTGCAGCGTCAATTGCGAGTCAGTCTACTGAAATAGTAGTTGAACATTCTGCGAGAACAAAAGGTAAATCAAAATATAACTTTTTTAAATTATTAACTCTGAATTTTGATTTATTGACCGGTTTTTCTTTGCTTCCTATCCAACTCCTCACCATATTGGGTGTCCTGACATCATTATGCGGTGTGTTGTTTGGCGTATTCCTTTTAATAAGAAGGTTGTTTGTTGGTCCTGAAGTAGAAGGTGTATTTACATTGTTTGCAGTTTTATTTGTATTTGTAGGAATTTTGTTTCTGGCACTCGGCCTTATTGGTGAATATATAGGAAGAATATATCTTGAGGTAAGGCACCGCCCCCGGTTTATCATTAAAAAAGTTTATTCATCGAGTGATCATGAGTGA
- a CDS encoding formyltransferase, with protein sequence MASKKVKVVIFGYSNIGYICLNFLLRKNVDVAMVVTHKDSNKEQIWFKSVYDLAKKNNIPVYTPSDPNTKSFVNIIKKANPDIIFSCYYRNMLSSEIISIPRLGAFNLHGSLLPQYRGRCPINWVLIHGQKKTGLTIHHMLKTPDSGNIVVQKSVPIKSSDIALNLHNRMLKVIPQVLSQFFALVSRNELAGIPQDKAHASYFGGRKPDDGKILWTQTSRDVYNLVRAVTHPYPGAYTSYKGKRIYVWWGKSVYSSRSGVPGTIAKIDAKGVRVWTGKGLFIIKRAQIGNGKEGDAFTVFSKEQIGTGDSLE encoded by the coding sequence GTGGCGAGTAAAAAAGTAAAAGTAGTGATTTTTGGATATAGCAATATTGGATACATATGTCTCAATTTCCTGCTCAGAAAAAACGTTGATGTAGCAATGGTCGTTACGCACAAAGATAGTAACAAAGAGCAAATATGGTTTAAATCGGTATATGATCTAGCGAAAAAGAATAATATTCCTGTCTATACACCTTCAGATCCAAATACAAAATCTTTTGTAAATATCATAAAAAAGGCTAATCCGGATATTATTTTTTCGTGTTACTATCGCAATATGTTGTCGAGCGAGATTATCTCCATACCACGCTTAGGCGCATTTAATCTTCATGGGTCACTGCTTCCGCAGTATAGAGGGCGCTGTCCAATAAATTGGGTGCTTATTCATGGTCAAAAGAAAACAGGACTTACAATTCATCACATGCTGAAGACTCCTGATAGCGGTAATATCGTTGTGCAGAAATCTGTCCCTATAAAATCATCAGATATTGCGTTAAATCTGCATAATAGGATGCTTAAAGTAATACCACAAGTTTTGTCTCAGTTCTTTGCGCTGGTAAGCAGGAACGAATTAGCGGGTATCCCTCAAGACAAAGCGCACGCAAGTTACTTTGGCGGGAGAAAACCGGATGATGGTAAGATTTTGTGGACACAAACATCGCGAGATGTATATAATCTTGTTCGGGCTGTTACTCATCCGTATCCAGGTGCGTATACATCATATAAGGGTAAAAGAATCTATGTTTGGTGGGGTAAATCGGTGTATTCATCGCGTAGTGGAGTTCCTGGCACGATCGCAAAAATAGATGCAAAAGGTGTTCGCGTTTGGACTGGTAAAGGCCTGTTTATTATTAAAAGGGCCCAGATCGGTAATGGAAAAGAGGGCGATGCATTTACTGTTTTCAGTAAAGAGCAGATAGGCACTGGAGATAGCTTAGAATAG
- a CDS encoding NAD-dependent epimerase/dehydratase family protein, translating to MKVLITGGTGFLGSHLMDRFLERGDEVYIIDTGSDFKIRHAIDNPNLHYIHESIFNTVILDSLIMKVDLIYHMAAVVGVEHYVEDPYKVLNVNVNGTQRVLEAAFKYGKKVVFTSTSEVYGRNPDIPFKEDDDRVLGSTRIDRWCYSTSKACGEHFCFAFQKMGLPVVVLRYFNAYGPRLDKLDVGRVITIFLGQIIRKEPITVVGDGMQTRCFSYVSDATDATFNAGIKDEAVGNIINIGNDKEYTILHLAETMKKVCNVDNKIEFVPQEKIYGTSYEDVPRRVPNITLQKEILGVTPKVSLEDGLTKTVQWFYENLK from the coding sequence ATGAAAGTACTTATTACCGGCGGGACAGGGTTTTTAGGGTCACATTTAATGGATCGTTTCTTAGAAAGAGGCGATGAAGTATATATTATTGATACAGGTTCAGATTTTAAAATTCGCCATGCAATAGATAACCCAAATCTTCATTATATTCATGAAAGCATTTTTAATACGGTTATCTTGGATTCACTGATTATGAAAGTTGATCTGATATATCATATGGCTGCTGTTGTTGGGGTTGAGCATTATGTTGAAGACCCCTATAAAGTGTTGAATGTAAACGTTAATGGGACTCAGCGTGTTCTTGAAGCTGCGTTCAAGTACGGCAAAAAAGTGGTATTTACATCTACTTCTGAGGTATATGGCAGAAATCCTGATATTCCGTTTAAGGAAGATGATGACAGGGTATTGGGGTCTACACGTATTGACAGATGGTGCTATTCAACATCTAAAGCATGTGGTGAACATTTTTGTTTTGCGTTTCAAAAGATGGGACTTCCAGTTGTAGTACTCAGGTATTTTAATGCCTACGGCCCGCGGCTTGACAAGCTTGATGTTGGACGAGTTATAACCATCTTTTTGGGCCAGATAATTAGAAAAGAACCGATAACGGTTGTAGGTGATGGCATGCAAACACGGTGCTTTAGCTACGTCTCAGATGCTACTGATGCAACATTTAATGCAGGCATAAAAGATGAAGCAGTTGGAAATATTATTAATATCGGCAACGACAAGGAATATACTATTTTGCATCTTGCTGAAACTATGAAAAAAGTCTGTAACGTGGACAATAAAATTGAATTTGTTCCACAAGAAAAGATATATGGGACAAGTTATGAAGATGTTCCGCGACGTGTTCCAAATATTACATTACAAAAAGAAATCCTGGGAGTTACCCCTAAAGTCAGTTTAGAGGATGGATTAACCAAAACTGTTCAGTGGTTTTACGAGAATCTTAAGTAA
- a CDS encoding polysaccharide deacetylase family protein, with product MKTLCIKVDVDTAKGMARGVPVLIDIFGRLSCKATFYIALGPDNSGKAIRRVFTRKGFLKKMLRTRAASVYGFPTILYGTILPAPLIAEKNKEIFSLLRESGQEIGIHGYDHVKWHDKLDCMTEEEIAEELEKASQTFQDCTGQAALTFAAPGWSWNEKAQSEIDKLGITYTSNTRGRYPFFPVYGDKKYKALEIPTTLPTLDEIMGESVKDISELSRYYLNLIHDQGESVLTIHAELEGMVYSEWFSSFMTMLQKEKIQVLSLGEYAAQKLNEAGNISSGKICKKIIEGRAGYVASQKG from the coding sequence ATGAAAACACTGTGTATAAAGGTTGATGTCGACACCGCAAAAGGCATGGCCCGTGGCGTTCCCGTACTGATCGATATTTTTGGAAGGCTCTCATGTAAAGCTACTTTTTATATTGCACTTGGTCCGGATAATTCCGGAAAAGCAATTCGCCGTGTGTTTACCAGAAAAGGTTTCTTGAAGAAGATGTTACGAACCCGTGCAGCGTCAGTATACGGGTTTCCTACGATATTGTATGGCACCATACTTCCCGCCCCGCTTATTGCAGAAAAGAATAAGGAGATCTTTAGCCTCTTGAGAGAGAGTGGGCAGGAGATCGGTATTCATGGATATGATCATGTAAAGTGGCATGATAAGTTAGACTGCATGACAGAAGAAGAGATTGCTGAAGAGCTTGAAAAGGCATCACAAACGTTCCAAGACTGTACCGGACAAGCGGCTTTGACATTTGCTGCTCCCGGATGGAGCTGGAATGAAAAAGCACAAAGCGAAATTGATAAGCTGGGTATTACCTATACAAGCAATACAAGAGGGCGATATCCCTTTTTTCCTGTGTATGGGGATAAGAAATATAAAGCCCTTGAAATACCAACAACACTTCCCACTCTCGATGAGATTATGGGAGAATCAGTTAAAGATATCAGTGAACTATCGCGGTATTATTTGAATCTTATACATGACCAGGGAGAATCTGTTTTAACTATTCACGCAGAATTAGAGGGTATGGTCTATAGTGAGTGGTTTAGTTCTTTTATGACAATGCTGCAAAAAGAAAAAATTCAAGTGTTGTCACTAGGAGAATATGCTGCGCAGAAATTGAATGAAGCGGGTAATATTTCTTCAGGAAAAATATGCAAAAAGATTATTGAGGGAAGAGCGGGATATGTTGCTTCCCAAAAGGGCTAG